In Deltaproteobacteria bacterium, the genomic window CGCGGTGTCGTTGACCTAAATCCGGACGGCCGCTAGCGACGATGCCGAGCAGATCGCGAACCTTGTCAATGGGCCGCACCTCTGGCTCACTATCCAGAAACTGCTCCAAAGCTTGCCGCACGATTTCCGACCGTTTG contains:
- a CDS encoding ribbon-helix-helix protein, CopG family — its product is MECNGGKWSMERQLTMRLPVDLATKLERSAKRSKRKRSEIVRQALEQFLDSEPEVRPIDKVRDLLGIVASGRPDLGQRHREYLIQRMRRAR